The Plectropomus leopardus isolate mb chromosome 7, YSFRI_Pleo_2.0, whole genome shotgun sequence genome window below encodes:
- the si:dkey-92i15.4 gene encoding uncharacterized protein si:dkey-92i15.4 has product MDLSMLPAPVSEYSRQRTGARFTVRSANSPSYSLTRRPGVRKPRGISEEERETTEEISKSERCGTYAGTNGTNKDEDSVVTGYQARIGSSVKGQSEGRETTGHKLNQNDAGGKTITEFGTDRSLSSNPASESRGRTDWRRYDLPSRSKSLDWRSGALSPDNSKMDMLSSKRDLDERRTGVEGVRGRVMFSIQAYKSAATSSVQEKGPLSHRSQTLDRASRGHSLPTRLRSLSGSVSGSVVSGTSSSFGPKGGQSITERIEKLYGSSGFGKTEDSSKNSTYERTSGGTFPRHLSSRERGSVSPLQSRNSFTWTQKDTSETLLSPGMSRTRERLSGIQWQGPIQSRYSGDGGVNWHKGFEEVGTRSLDRARSRYCVAAQIRSARDAAGITQPLQSNSFLEEGRSFSLRDSSRLRERRASGSWDYSGLKSETNRIHGTLTESNECLDEKTKETRDGAKELQSSSTDEDVFESNPQKITMNTIERKRFPERSSSSSASVRNKINQFEALSQRTQGLATGQAQMPRRAFSVPTQLSRAHDGVKKSGSAKGIGGFRDKWEGLKEGDGDTEEKGTGAGNKFGSNRSFSVDEVGLRLERKVREGSHLVENEGKESSNNCAEDADKYSKLKSTLEIPINGGQGYRKNFYIDETDFSKISSPETPSERPPSLLPSDSSDSSASVQKTSPEVTSPVSDEDKTPTNSPKNSPNNSPFLTPTKQMENVIPIADSKNESTSVPTQATKTPPKQDSPTLPCPLATSSHSNLPDLISPDVDKANRNSKKQVLDLDAWIAGLTPQVKVWDDEEDDYEDDDESTQKDEDSNYDSDSGESSVTITSNTSHRSFCVSLSDLCNFAGVDYESENDSDEWQSTSHRTASLSSDMSALSCVSVMPSEELERLLEDVRSVGDNNLQDYNDVQVVVLHKDIGVGLGFSVAGGIDQNKPVTVHRVFHSGVAAKEGSIREGDQVLSINGTALCGYAHWEALRVLRRAKTREMGVVVLRRGEISGVCKGGAQTKNQAPTQEGERLCVRLEKNSRDLGFSLEGGVDSSLGNRPLTVQKIFQGGPFDKVCPGDEVEEIEGVSVVGMRRLEAWTMIRRLPPGPVDVVLRRPLKHLET; this is encoded by the exons ATGGACTTGTCCATGCTCCCTGCTCCAGTGAGCGAGTACAGCAGGCAGAGGACAGGAGCACGCTTTACTGTCCGTTCAGCTAACTCTCCCTCCTATAGTCTCACTCGCAGGCCAGGTGTGAGGAAACCACGAGGTAtttcagaggaggagagggagactACAGAAGAAATCAGCAAGAGCGAGAGATGTGGGACGTACGCTGGCACAAATGGGACAAACAAGGATGAGGATTCCGTGGTCACTGGTTATCAAGCCAGGATTGGGAGCAGTGTCAAAGGTCAGAGTGAGGGGAGGGAAACAACAGGCCACAAGCTGAACCAGAATGACGCAGGAGGCAAAACTATCACAGAGTTTGGCACTGACCGAAGCCTAAGCAGCAACCCTGCATCTGAAAGCCGAGGCAGGACAGACTGGAGAAGATACGACCTGCCGAGTAGAAGTAAGAGTTTAGATTGGAGATCTGGAGCATTAAGCCCTGATAACAGCAAAATGGACATGTTGTCAAGCAAAAGAGATTTGGATGAAAGACGAACAGGAGTTGAAGGCGTGAGGGGCAGAGTGATGTTCTCAATACAGGCCTATAAGTCTGCAGCTACAAGTAGTGTTCAGGAGAAAGGCCCATTGAGTCACAGGAGTCAGACTTTGGACAGGGCCAGTAGGGGTCATTCTCTCCCCACTAGGCTGAGGTCCTTGTCTGGATCTGTATCTGGCTCTGTCGTAAGTGGAACATCGTCTTCGTTTGGGCCCAAAGGAGGTCAGAGTATAACGGAGCGGATAGAGAAACTCTACGGGTCATCTGGTTTTGGTAAAACTGAGGATTCCAGTAAAAACTCTACATATGAGAGGACGTCGGGGGGAACCTTCCCCAGGCATCTCTCATCTAGAGAGAGAGGCAGCGttagtccactgcaaagcaggaACTCATTCACCTGGACACAGAAAGACACTTCTGAGACTCTACTTTCTCCAGGGATGAGCAGGACTAGGGAGAGACTGTCAGGGATTCAGTGGCAAGGGCCGATCCAGAGCAGGTATTCAGGGGATGGAGGAGTTAACTGGCATAAAGGATTTGAGGAAGTTGGCACAAGGTCTCTGGATAGAGCAAGAAGCAGGTACTGTGTAGCAGCTCAGATAAGATCTGCAAGGGATGCAGCAGGAATTACTCAACCTCTGCAGTCAAACAGTTTCTTAGAAGAAgggaggtcattttctttgagAGATTCGTCCcgtttgagagagagaagagcaaGTGGGAGTTGGGATTACAGTGGGTTAAAAAGTGAGACTAATAGGATACATGGGACATTGACAGAGAGTAATGAGTGCCTTGATGAGAAGACAAAAGAGACACGTGATGGAGCAAAAGAACTGCAGAGTAGCAGCACTGATGAGGACGTGTTTGAGTCAAACCCACAGAAAATCACAATGAACAcaatagagagaaagagattcCCAGAGAGGTCATCCTCTTCTTCAGCCAGTGTGAGAAATAAGATCAATCAGTTCGAGGCTCTCTCACAGAGAACTCAGGGTTTGGCAACAGGACAGGCCCAGATGCCCAGACGGGCCTTTTCTGTGCCAACACAGCTCAGCAGGGCTCACGACGGAGTGAAAAAGAGCGGGTCAGCAAAAGGGATTGGTGGATTTAGAGACAAATGGGAAGGGTTGAAAGAGGGAGATGGTGACACTGAGGAGAAAGGAACAGGAGCAGGAAATAAGTTTGGGTCAAACAGGTCTTTTTCAGTGGACGAGGTTGGACTAAGATTAGAGAGAAAAGTGAGAGAAGGGAGTCATTTAGTTGAGAATGAAGGGAAAGAAAGCAGTAACAATTGTGCTGAAGATGCAGATAAATATTCAAAACTCAAGAGTACACTAGAAATACCAATAAATGGAGGTCAAGGGTACCGTAAAAACTTCTACATTGACGAAACAGATTTCAGCAAAATCTCAAGTCCTGAGACACCAAGCGAGAGACCACCATCCTTGCTACCATCTGACTCAAGTGACAGTTCTGCTAGTGTGCAGAAAACATCCCCTGAGGTTACTTCACCTGTTAGTGATGAAGACAAGACTCCAACAAACTCTCCAAAAAACTCTCCAAACAACTCACCTTTTCTGACACCCACcaaacaaatggaaaatgtcattCCCATTgcagacagtaaaaatgaaagtacCTCTGTCCCAACACAAGCAACCAAAACTCCACCAAAACAGGATTCTCCAACTCTCCCTTGTCCCCTTGCCACTTCGTCCCACAGCAACCTCCCTGATCTCATCTCTCCAGATGTCGACAAAGCCAATCGAAATAGCAAGAAGCAGGTGTTGGACCTGGATGCTTGGATAGCTGGCCTAACTCCTCAGGTTAAGGTCTGggatgatgaagaagatgatTATGAGGACGATGATGAAAGTACACAGAAGGACGAGGATTCAAACTATGACTCAGACTCTGGAGAGTCCTCGGTGACCATCACGAGTAACACAAGCCACAGGAGCTTCTGTGTCAG TCTTTCAGACCTGTGTAACTTTGCTGGAGTGGACTATGAGTCGGAGAATGACAGCGATGAATGGCAATCTACAAGCCATCGAACTGCCTCGCTGAGCTCAGACATGTCGGCCCTGTCCTGTGTGTCCGTGATGCCCAGTGAGGAGCTCGAGAGGCTGCTGGAGGATGTCAGAAGTGTGGGGGACAACAATTTGCAG GACTATAATGATGTGCAGGTGGTGGTTCTCCATAAGGACATAGGAGTAGGACTGGGCTTCAGTGTGGCGGGAGGCATAGACCAGAACAAGCCTGTCACT GTTCACAGGGTGTTTCACTCAGGTGTTGCAGCCAAGGAAGGCTCCATAAGGGAAGGCGACCAGGTTCTGTCAATCAACGGCACAGCTCTGTGCGGCTACGCCCACTGGGAGGCCTTGAGGGTCTTGAGGAGAGCAAAGACTCGCGAGATGGGGGTGGTGGTCCTGAGGAGGGGAGAGATTAGTGGTGTCTGTAAGGGGGGTGCACAGACAAAGAATCAGGCGCCAACACAGGAAG GTGAGcgtctgtgtgtgcgtctggAGAAGAACAGCAGAGATCTGGGCTTCAGTCTGGAGGGAGGTGTCGACTCCAGTCTGGGGAACAGACCACTGACTGTACAGAAGATTTTTCAGG GAGGTCCTTTTGACAAGGTGTGTCCTGGTGATGAGGTTGAAGAGATTGAAGGTGTGAGCGTGGTGGGGATGAGACGCCTCGAGGCCTGGACGATGATCAGAAGACTTCCTCCCGGGCCTGTGGACGTGGTGCTTCGTCGCCCTCTCAAACATCTGGAAACATGA
- the aqp10a gene encoding aquaporin-10a has translation MLNRRLVRVRNALVRECMAEFLGTFILLLFGCSAAAQVKTSRDTKGQFLSVNMAFSVGVMSAMYLTKGITGAHLNPAVTLSFCVLEQVPWGRLVPYCLSQLLGAYVASGLVYLVYYDAIMEFSGGVLTVYGPNETASIFATYPSEYLTLGRSFLDQVVGTGMLMLCILCLDEKRNTPAPSELIPAIVAAIVLGISMSMSANCGAAINPARDLGPRLFTLTAGWGTEVFTCYNYWFWVPLVAPLIGGVIGTFMYLIFIHWHLPDPEPPENISTLSTISDKIKQPSTTWEKEVELKTARL, from the exons ATGCTGAACCGACGCCTTGTGAGAGTGAGGAATGCCCTGGTGCGAGAGTGCATGGCTGAGTTCTTGGGAACTTTCATCTTGCTG CTCTTCGGCTGCTCTGCTGCAGCGCAGGTAAAGACAAGCAGAGACACTAAAGGCCAGTTCCTGTCCGTCAACATGGCCTTCTCTGTGGGCGTGATGTCGGCTATGTACCTCACCAAGGGCATCACAG GTGCTCATCTGAATCCGGCGGTCACTCTGAGTTTCTGTGTGTTGGAGCAGGTGCCGTGGGGAAGGCTGGTGCCCTACTGCCTCTCCCAGCTGTTAGGGGCCTATGTGGCATCAGGACTCGTCTACCTGGTCTACTATG ATGCTATAATGGAGTTTAGTGGAGGAGTGCTGACTGTCTATGGTCCAAATGAGACAGCGTCTATATTTGCCACATATCCCTCAGAGTATTTGACTTTGGGCCGAAGTTTCCTTGACCAG GTGGTGGGCACCGGCATGCTGATGTTGTGCATCCTGTGTTTGGATGAAAAGAGGAACACTCCGGCTCCCTCAGAGCTGATTCCTGCTATAGTGGCAGCGATTGTCCTGGGGATCTCCATGTCAATGTCAGCCAACTGTGGTGCTGCGATAAATCCTGCTCGGGACCTGGGGCCGCGCCTCTTCACACTGACTGCAGGCTGGGGAACTGAGGTGTTCAC GTGTTACAACTACTGGTTCTGGGTGCCCCTGGTGGCCCCACTAATCGGAGGTGTTATAGGCACTTTCATGTATTTGATCTTCATCCACTGGCACCTGCCTGACCCAGAACCTCCTGAGAACATCTCCACTCTCTCCACCATCAGTGACAAAATCAAGCAGCCCAGCACAACGTGGGAGAAGGAGGTAGAGTTAAAGACTGCACGTCTCTAA